The following proteins are co-located in the Eriocheir sinensis breed Jianghai 21 unplaced genomic scaffold, ASM2467909v1 Scaffold36, whole genome shotgun sequence genome:
- the LOC126991903 gene encoding uncharacterized protein LOC126991903, which yields MSVTSCDRIPGYCHWERRDRKDKQGGGVAVCYREALQLQPLSVPVVEHMEAMFFCLLVTDMSTVLLVALYRSQWQGSEPLTFLTDQLDTILATYDCQSTAIVSDMNQHMVSRAFTELTVVYGLTNHVTFPTHVHGGSLDPVLTDLPGDSVHCRPLDRIGSSDHNVVLTELGLNPSREEARQRVIWLWQRADWQAMKRALADTDWDATLSGDVDHNVSAFSATLLQAQRQHVPHRAYKADPRDQPWFGYRCRLTAEDKYRAWRQYKRRPSQRNKALHRAACKAMTRTAAWARKRWENSLRRKLASNQVDPKQWWSLVKERQGTVTQDRIPPLKTPAGGLAVKNQDKADLLATHFSSKMTVEEPDRQPPLLPRLGNFVLENLEITEGTVAKHLRDTNTRKAPGPNDISPFLLKHCAGELSHPSHVSSDSA from the coding sequence ATGAGTGTGACATCGTGTGACAGGATTCCTGGCTACTGCCACTGGGAGCGACGCGATCGGAAGGACAAACAGGGCGGAGGTGTGGCTGTGTGTTACCGGGAGGCCCTGCAGCTACAGCCACTCTCTGTCCCTGTTGTCGAGCACATGGAGGCCATGTTCTTCTGCCTCCTCGTCACAGACATGAGCACCGTTCTTCTCGTCGCCCTGTATCGCtctcagtggcaaggcagcgagcccctcaccttcctcaccgACCAGCTGGACACCATCTTGGCCACCTACGACTGCCAGAGCACAGCCATTGTGAGTGATATGAACCAGCATATGGTGAGCAGGGCCTTCACTGAGCTAACAGTGGTCTACGGGCTGACAAACCACGTCACCTTTCCCACTCACGTGCATGGGGGCTCGTTGGACCCAGTCTTGACCGACTTGCCCGGGGACTCAGTGCACTGCCGCCCTCTGGACAGAATCGGCAGCTCCGACCATAACGTGGTGCTGACTGAACTCGGCCTCAACCCCTCGCGTGAGGAAGCAAGGCAACGCGTCATCTGGCTATGGCAGCGGGCAGACTGGCAAGCCATGAAGCGGGCATTAGCAGACACCGACTGGGACGCCACACTCAGTGGTGACGTTGACCACAATGTGTCAGCCTTCTCTGCCACTCTCCTCCAAGCCCAGAGGCAGCATGTCCCTCACAGGGCATACAAAGCCGACCCACgcgaccagccgtggttcggcTATAGGTGCCGACTGACTGCAGAGGATAAGTACAGAGCCTGGAGGCAATACAAGCGCCGTCCCTCCCAGCGTAACAAGGCTTTGCACCGCGCTGCATGCAAGGCTATGACAAGGACAGCAGCGTGGGCCAGGAAAAGGTGGGAGAACAGCCTCAGGAGGAAGCTGGCGTCCAACCAAGTTGACCCCAAGCAGTGGTGGTCCTtggtgaaggagaggcaaggcaCCGTCACGCAGGACAGGATCCCGCCTCTCAAGACGCCTGCAGGGGGCCTGGCAGTAAAGAACCAGGATAAAGCTGACCTTCTGGCAACCCACTTCAGCAGCAAGATGACTGtcgaggagccagacaggcagccccccctcctcccccgtctggGTAACTTTGTCCTGGAAAACCTGGAGATCACGGAGGGCACAGTGGCCAAGCACCTCCGAGACACCAACACCAGGAAAGCCCCAGGCCCGAatgacatcagccctttcctgcTGAAGCATTGTGCAGGGGAGCTGTCGCACCCCTCACATGTATCttcagacagtgcctaa